A genomic region of Bernardetia sp. ABR2-2B contains the following coding sequences:
- the egtB gene encoding ergothioneine biosynthesis protein EgtB, producing the protein MQTTKENPTITSAVIDISTNNNYYKNLHSKFKKTRERTLSLCQDLQPEDFVVQPIADVSPTKWHLAHTTWFFETFLLIPYLKDYKVFQEEYNYLFNSYYETVGKRVLRTDRGNLTRPTTKEIYEYRKYVDNSLSLFFDELQKGSFDNEIEAEIKKRLFIGLNHEEQHQELLVTDIKYVLGNNPLFPAVKMPINDFTVFVGKRHAFSSSFEVKEENNEDFIKIKEGIYQIGFQSDDKSEFYFDNEKGVHRTFIEEFEISKNLVTNREYLEFIEAGGYQNFNFWLAEGWDFVKENNLKAPLYWFKEEKENNTTWFYYDFNQSENGLQKLDLDAPLCHVSFYEAEAYAQFRNMRLPTEQEWEVANEFFEWGKRWEWTRSAYQPYPNFEKDEGALGEYNGKFMINQLVLRGSSEATAPNHSRPTYRNFFHADKRWQYTGIRLVK; encoded by the coding sequence ATGCAAACTACAAAAGAAAATCCTACCATTACTTCTGCCGTTATTGATATCTCCACCAACAACAACTATTATAAAAATCTACATTCAAAATTCAAAAAAACTAGAGAGCGTACTCTCTCACTTTGTCAAGATTTGCAGCCAGAGGACTTTGTTGTGCAGCCAATAGCAGATGTAAGTCCTACAAAATGGCATTTAGCACATACAACGTGGTTTTTCGAAACTTTTTTACTTATTCCTTATCTTAAGGATTATAAAGTTTTTCAAGAGGAATACAATTATTTATTCAATAGTTATTACGAAACAGTTGGAAAAAGAGTGCTGAGAACTGATAGAGGAAACCTTACTCGCCCAACCACAAAGGAAATTTATGAATATAGAAAGTATGTAGATAATTCCCTTTCATTATTTTTTGACGAATTACAAAAAGGTAGTTTTGATAATGAAATAGAAGCCGAAATAAAAAAACGTCTTTTCATCGGTCTGAATCACGAAGAGCAGCATCAAGAATTATTGGTAACTGATATAAAATACGTTTTGGGAAATAATCCACTTTTCCCTGCTGTGAAAATGCCGATTAATGATTTTACTGTATTTGTAGGGAAAAGGCATGCCTTTTCCTCAAGTTTTGAAGTAAAAGAAGAGAATAATGAAGATTTTATAAAAATAAAAGAAGGAATTTATCAAATTGGTTTTCAATCAGATGATAAATCAGAGTTTTATTTTGATAATGAAAAAGGCGTTCATCGCACTTTTATAGAAGAATTTGAAATTTCTAAGAATTTAGTAACCAATAGAGAATATTTAGAATTTATAGAAGCTGGAGGTTATCAAAACTTCAATTTTTGGCTTGCCGAAGGTTGGGATTTCGTAAAAGAAAACAATTTAAAAGCTCCTCTATATTGGTTTAAGGAAGAAAAAGAAAATAATACAACATGGTTTTATTATGACTTCAATCAGTCAGAAAATGGCTTACAAAAACTAGATTTAGATGCGCCTTTGTGTCATGTCAGTTTTTATGAAGCTGAAGCCTACGCACAGTTTAGAAATATGCGTCTTCCAACAGAACAAGAATGGGAAGTGGCAAATGAGTTTTTTGAGTGGGGCAAACGCTGGGAGTGGACACGCTCTGCCTACCAACCCTATCCAAACTTTGAAAAAGATGAAGGAGCTTTGGGAGAATATAACGGAAAGTTTATGATAAATCAGCTTGTTTTGCGTGGAAGCTCAGAAGCAACTGCACCAAATCATTCAAGACCAACCTATCGCAACTTCTTTCACGCTGACAAACGTTGGCAATACACAGGAATACGTTTGGTAAAGTAA
- the rny gene encoding ribonuclease Y: MYLEITITAIVALIVGILIGRFLLVKVLNSLKEKAENEAKSILQTAKADAANLLKEKELSAKDHFLKLQAEHQREVNKRQKNISSQESKLKKQEQRFQQIELKLKEKEVSLSKEQELLNKEINKHQQRKDDLYKKMEAVELKMEEAKRIEKEKVVLLEKVSGLSAEEAKNQLIESLEKEAHTLATAKIRQIMSDAELTATKDAKRLVLSTIQRTATEHAIENCVSVFHLESDDIKGKIIGREGRNIRALEAATGVEIIVDDTPEAITISGFDPVRREIARLSLHRLVADGRVHPARIEEVVAKTTEQLEEQIIELGERAVIELGIHGLHLELIKLVGKMRFRSSYGQNLLQHSKEVTRLCATMATEMGLNVKLAKRAGLLHDIGKVCTEDPDKPHAILGMELAKRYGEHPEVCNAIGAHHDEIEMTSMLSPVIQACDAISGSRPGARRETMESYIKRLQDLESLATSYDGVNKCYAIQAGRELRVIVDSENVMDDKADEIAFKISQQIQTEMQYPGQVKVTVIREKRAVHYAK, translated from the coding sequence ATGTATCTTGAAATCACAATTACGGCTATTGTAGCTCTGATTGTAGGGATTTTGATAGGTCGATTTTTGCTTGTCAAGGTTCTTAATAGTCTAAAAGAAAAAGCTGAAAACGAAGCCAAATCAATCCTGCAAACAGCAAAGGCAGATGCTGCAAACCTTTTGAAAGAAAAAGAATTGTCTGCCAAAGACCATTTTCTGAAACTTCAAGCAGAACACCAAAGAGAAGTAAATAAAAGACAAAAAAATATCTCTTCTCAAGAATCTAAACTCAAAAAACAAGAACAACGTTTCCAACAAATCGAACTCAAACTAAAAGAAAAAGAGGTTTCATTAAGCAAAGAACAAGAGCTTTTAAATAAAGAAATCAATAAGCACCAACAGCGAAAAGATGATTTGTATAAAAAAATGGAAGCTGTTGAGCTAAAAATGGAAGAAGCAAAGCGAATTGAGAAAGAAAAAGTTGTTCTATTAGAGAAAGTATCAGGTCTTTCTGCCGAAGAAGCCAAAAATCAACTTATAGAATCATTAGAAAAAGAAGCGCACACACTAGCCACAGCTAAAATTCGCCAAATAATGAGTGATGCCGAACTTACAGCTACAAAAGATGCCAAACGCTTAGTTCTTTCAACTATCCAAAGAACGGCAACCGAACACGCCATCGAAAACTGTGTATCTGTTTTCCACTTGGAAAGCGATGATATAAAAGGAAAAATTATTGGTAGAGAAGGGCGTAATATTAGAGCTTTAGAAGCTGCAACAGGTGTCGAAATTATTGTTGATGACACTCCAGAAGCCATTACTATTTCTGGTTTTGACCCTGTACGTAGAGAAATTGCTCGTCTTTCTTTGCACCGTTTGGTAGCAGATGGAAGAGTTCACCCTGCAAGAATTGAAGAAGTGGTTGCCAAAACGACAGAACAATTAGAAGAACAAATTATAGAATTAGGAGAAAGAGCTGTCATAGAATTGGGAATACATGGACTTCATTTAGAACTTATAAAATTAGTCGGAAAGATGCGTTTTCGTTCTTCTTATGGTCAAAATTTATTACAACACTCCAAAGAAGTTACTCGTCTTTGTGCCACTATGGCAACAGAAATGGGCTTAAATGTAAAACTTGCCAAACGTGCAGGACTTCTTCACGATATTGGAAAAGTTTGTACTGAAGACCCAGACAAACCACATGCTATATTGGGAATGGAACTCGCTAAACGCTATGGCGAACATCCAGAAGTCTGTAATGCAATCGGAGCGCACCACGACGAAATCGAAATGACTTCTATGCTTTCGCCTGTTATTCAAGCCTGTGATGCCATTTCGGGTTCAAGACCAGGGGCAAGGCGTGAAACAATGGAATCCTATATCAAGCGTTTACAAGATTTGGAAAGTTTGGCAACTTCATATGATGGTGTAAATAAATGTTATGCTATTCAAGCAGGACGAGAACTTCGTGTCATTGTAGATTCTGAAAATGTCATGGATGATAAAGCTGACGAGATTGCATTTAAAATATCACAGCAAATCCAGACTGAAATGCAGTACCCAGGGCAAGTAAAAGTTACAGTTATTCGTGAAAAACGAGCTGTACATTATGCTAAATAA